The genomic window TTTCATGTAGAGATGGATTCATCAGCACCTCTGTGAAActaacattttgtcattaatgCCGTTTTAACACAGTAGGTAGAAGATATTCCACAAGTATCAATATTTTGATgtttcaaactaattttaacaaatatattagAACAACAAAGATTTAGATTGTGTGTCTTtgcaaaatagaaaacatttctctaaaatccaaaaaagtatttcttttaatgaatttcTGATTAGGTTAAATGTAAGCAGTGCTTGCACTACATGCAACATACCCACTTTGAATTGATTTAATGTCTAAATTGTGGCATAATCTTTATTTCAACAATACAGAACTGAACCACAGGGGGTTTTTTTGACTTGAGAAGCTacttatgcttttctttttgcgtAGAGTTACTGACCTCTAGAGGTAGAACAGAGATCAACATGAAAACAATCCGACTTTTGGTTTGGAGTTTTACAATAACAGACAGTACCTGTATCAAAGCTGAGCTCATTGATATGTGACTTTTTATGGACTATTATGTTGATTTTGTACTAagaataatgattaaaaactaCCAAGTTTCTTAGAAGtgaaaatccaattttttaaGTAAGCTGTAAATAAAGTCTCATTGTTTGTGACAACTTCCTCTTGTTTGCAAATACCAAAAACCTTGAATGAGCTTCGTAATTAAAACATCTGTAAATGTTCATCTGATGCCCTGCAGACACAAAGTCAGAAGGTGTCATTATGTGTTGAGATGTAAAACCAGGAATCAGCATCTGGAGTCCAAACACACGTAACAGAAATGTGCTTTATTAACTGTAGCAGTGCCATTGGCTATACCCTTTGTCCTACAAAATGGCAAGAGCACCAGAAGCTTTTGAGGATCAGGCAGCTTTAAGAAAAGATCTCAGTTaagtgaagcactttgaagAATATTCACTACATCGTCATCCAGCACCATATGTGAGAGTACAAAGGCAAAGCTGCAGTCTCCAAAAAAAGCTGTGACAAATGGTAGAGAAAATTAATTActactgaattaattttaaagttgtgGCATATCCACACAACAAACAGTAACACTAGTTTTTAAGTCAATCCAAATCATATTAGTGCTTTACAGTTAAATTCAAATGAAGAAGCTCAACCAGTGCAATAGAGCAGGAttatgactgatttataaagtgCTGAAGGTCACATGCACAAGGGTGAAGAGGGCGAGTCTGGTCTGGAAAATATTTCGGCCTGTTTATCACTGATGCATATTATCATAGTGGCTGAGAGTGAAGTCAGCAGAATAATCAAAGTGGCAACGAAATCGTGTCATCAGCAGAGCAGAGTTGAAATCATGTTTGCTCCCCTTAAACAATCCAGtacaaaaaatgaatttaaaaagtcCAACACGTCATTCATTGTGTTCCTTATAAGAAAGGTGATGTTTGTCGGAGGCCTGTCCACTGCGAAGGTCATCAACATGCCTAAGTCACCAAGCACACATGGTTCAGCTTTTAAACTGTCACGTTCGCATAAGTTACTATGTTACCAAGTCGCTCTGACCTAAACCTGCTTCAGtactgagaggaaaaaaaaacatctcaattacagaagaaaattacaaaaaataaacgaCTGCGATCTCTAAAACGGATgactcattttctttaaaagacaTTCTTTGAATGATGAGCCCTGTTTAATCGCATACATCCctatattattaatataatcATGTTTAATCGGAGGTTTGAATAGTAATGCGTCATCGTCAACCTGTCCTTTATAACTTGGCAAATACGGTTTAGTTTTCTGCCTGATGTGATGACAATCAAATGTTTGTAacataaaatcaagcaaaaaaaagaaaaagaaaaggttcaaCCGGGCAGCAGTTCCAACTTTTTCAAGTAATCCAGCAGACAGACTTCATGTTGATTTGGACATTTTAAGTCCAACTTCTCCATCAGGAACTTCATCCGACCTgccactgaagacaaaaacaaagatcaaaCAACAGAGCAGGTTACACATCCAACATGAAACCTCTGCATATACAATACTGCTGTAAATGTTATCGGGATCAAAGTTCAATAATATACATGTCAGAGATAACAATCATAGCCCTTTTTATGGCAAGGATTACTGCAATGTAATGTCCTACAGCTTTACCGAAAGACACcatcaaagtttaaaattaaaacgcGTAGAAAGAAGCATGAAGCCAAAGCTGAACGTACCTTCAGTCCACCGCCGCCAGACACAGACGTGGTCATCGCCTGCTTCtcagtttcttcctgtttctttcttttcctttcaacTGCTTCTGGATTTTTGACACCCCTGTACGCCGTCTGGAAGTCAGAGAGGAAGTGGAGGGAAAACGGCAATGCTCATTTCTGATTTCACTGAATGCTAGAAATACTGTGAACACAGGCATGCATATGTGTTTTCAACAGGATATTCCGTTTCAGCTGCaacctttcagaataaaaggcATGATCTAGTGTGCACGCATTCAACCGCCAAATAAGGCATCGCAGTAAAAAGACGCACGCAGCAGCTCTTGGTGCGCTGTCTACGCCATCGGTGGGTTAGAGCTTTGTGCTTTTGCTTGCAGCAGCCTGAACTGTAAAGGTTAACACATAACAGTGACTGAGCGCAGAGAAATGTGGCAGTAAAAGTGTTAGCCAACCTCAGAGGTTGGCTTTCGTTTCCATCTGAATTGACTTACCTTGATTTAACTTTAGCATGGCTCTTACTGGTTTGCAAGTGTCTTTTCTGCACAATAGAAAAATGCTCACCACACTGCACAGCAGTTCTTAAATACAAGTTACCAAATGTTCAGATGTTTATAGTcaagaaatgtctttttgagTACATGAATAGCATGGCTGAAAAATGATATAGAGAGGaagtatttcctttttttttttctttat from Poecilia reticulata strain Guanapo linkage group LG6, Guppy_female_1.0+MT, whole genome shotgun sequence includes these protein-coding regions:
- the svip gene encoding small VCP/p97-interacting protein encodes the protein MGMCLPCFGGAADDVVVTPDPETRRQQLAEAAEKRQKETAYRGVKNPEAVERKRKKQEETEKQAMTTSVSGGGGLKWQVG